A genome region from Mercenaria mercenaria strain notata chromosome 11, MADL_Memer_1, whole genome shotgun sequence includes the following:
- the LOC123532686 gene encoding transient receptor potential cation channel subfamily V member 6-like, producing MENTERTTQTSLKVKSSKCKDTIRKLYAGLEKIARAEEYKIDDKMLESITKDFKRFFEIGNKESTRTVKPKFRHLFEKEILKGMFTDQHRAISLLEKKEDSPINGDTLLLRAMSINVEKESAQDKILNSIIEILVTKCPELIVFAKNNAGYEGITPVHLAILKEDIGILSRMASTLQEIDELRLSKEKIQGICAVGPVFQDTIMMSGTPLGVAALKFNKEMFAVVLQHFASGLDVTNDKGDNIVHSLIKYAYLQPDKLNDVLEMLSFVLHCKFVTTDPIFEEKKWKIRKQARKLLMMTNQEKLNPLQLAAKKQQFRIFEFIMQSEVYHSRESGDGLFNEEVYDITEIETLNLEEDAEENEEEHIKHEQHESVLEYLVHHQTKNAFLFADFMPVKEVIRGKWKSYKWWFNGWFVIHIIGMVLLSVAAVYRSKLTGPVSRNNTADFAYVVTRNTFVTGVSIIGLLLGLSYLAMEISRILISRFQFKAYSNVMKRVLRHFSAPYSNFIFRIYFILFSLLLIVDCVIAAIDASGSLSGYENYCLIFAVIVGWYLVMFFLQTFKAFSMFTVLIQKAVIDMLKFALVMAFFLVAFSVAMYMIMQGADTEDDDFHAFSTTMLKMSTIMLGIGELGILFQARHPYLAIFVFVLFVLLTTILLLNALIAMMSNSCTDLMNDCGGVVASKLHCRLQKLSVILFLEGFFPRCICKEVGVKKRKYRYDNNEWVRNKQRRIWARSSVHDHGGTETEKSPDPLNLTYQSQGIVSSIMQQLNPEIKEKMKQGTRIYPATSSTTILEPSLKRSLSNTRKTDITKISDRTCDVCQQSGVQLEETEAVAEEFDEKESY from the exons ATGGAAAATACAGAACGTACTACACAAACATCGCTAAAGGTTAAGTCCTCAAAATGTAAAGATACGATTCGAAAATTGTACGCAGGGTTGGAAAAAATCGCGCGAGCTGAGGAATACAAGATAGATGACAAAATGTTGGAGAGTATTACAAAAgattttaaacgattttttgAAATCGGAAACAAAGAATCGACGCGGACAGTAAAACCAAAATTTCgacatttgtttgaaaaagaaatacttaAAGGAATGTTTACTGATCAGCACAGAGCCATTTCATTGTTGGAGAAAAAGGAGGATAGTCCTATCAATGGTGATACCCTTCTTCTACGAGCAATGTCAATAAATGTGGAAAAAGAAAGCGCACAGGACAAAATCCTTAACAGTATAATAGAAATACTGGTGACAAAGTGTCCCGAGTTGATTGTGTTTGCTAAAAACAATGCAGGCTACGAAGGAATAACACCCGTGCATCTCGCTATCCTTAAAGAGGACATAGGCATTTTGTCAAGAATGGCAAGTACTCTTCAAGAAATAGACGAACTAAGACTCTCAAAGGAAAAAATACAGGGCATTTGCGCTGTAGGACCTGTATTTCAAGACACGATCATGATGTCTGGAACTCCACTTGGAGTTGCTGCATTAAAGTTCAATAAAGAGATGTTCGCTGTCGTACTTCAACACTTTGCTTCAGGCCTGGATGTTACAAACGATAAAGGTGACAACATTGTTCATTCACTGATAAAGTATGCTTACTTACAGCCAGACAAACTCAATGATGTTCTTGAAATGCTAAGCTTCGTGTTACATTGTAAATTCGTCACGACAGATCCCATATTTGAGGAAAAGAAGTGGAAAATTAGAAAACAGGCACGCAAATTGCTGATGATGACGAACCAGGAAAAATTAAATCCCTTGCAACTTGCCGCCAAAAAACAGCAGTTTCGCATTTTTGAATTTATCATGCAAAGCGAA GTCTATCACTCAAGAGAATCTGGCGATGGTCTTTTTAATGAGGAAGTTTATGATATCACTGAAATAGAGACCCTAAACCTAGAAGAAGACGCTGAAGAAAACGAAGAAGAGCATATCAAACACGAACAACATGAATCCGTTCTTGAGTATCTTGTCCATCACCAAACAAAGAACGCTTTCCTGTTTGCAGATTTCATGCCTGTGAAAGAAGTGATTAGGGGAAAATGGAAGAGTTATAAATGGTGGTTCAATGGCTGGTTTGTCATCCATATAATTGGTATGGTCCTTCTTTCCGTCGCTGCTGTGTACAGGTCAAAGCTTACAGGGCCTGTATCTCGAAATAACACAGCTGACTTTGCCTATGTTGTTACTAGAAATACATTTGTCACCGGAGTTTCAATTATCGGTCTACTTCTAGGATTATCGTACCTAGCTATGGAGATATCAAGAATACTTATTTCACGTTTTCAATTCAAGGCATATTCAAATGTTATGAAACGTGTTTTGCGACATTTTAGCGCACCATATTCAAACTTCATTTTCAGAATttacttcattttattttctcttcTGCTTATAGTCGATTGCGTTATCGCTGCGATCGATGCCTCGGGGTCTTTGTCGGGTTATGAAAATTACTGCTTGATCTTTGCTGTAATTGTTGGTTGGTATCTTGTGATGTTCTTTCTGCAGACCTTTAAGGCATTTAGTATGTTTACTGTCTTGATTCAGAAAGCAGTAATAGATATGCTGAAATTCGCCCTTGTTATGGCATTTTTTCTTGTGGCGTTTTCTGTAGCAATGTATATGATTATGCAAGGTGCGGATACTGAAGATGACGATTTTCATGCCTTTAGTACAACAATGCTAAAAATGTCGACTATCATGCTCGGTATTGGCGAACTAGGAATTTTGTTTCAAGCCCGACATCCGTATCTagctatttttgtttttgttctgtttgtgcTGTTGACAACAATCCTACTCTTGAATGCACTGATTGCTATGATGTCAAATTCCTGTACCGATCTAATGAATGATTGTGGAGGTGTTGTAGCTTCAAAGCTCCATTGTCGTCTGCAGAAGCTGTCCGTTATTCTTTTTCTCGAAGGGTTTTTTCCACGATGTATCTGTAAGGAAGTTGGTGTCAAGAAGAGAAAATATAGATACGACAATAATGAATGGGTTCGTAATAAGCAGAGAAGAATATGGGCCAGGAGCTCAGTTCATGACCATGGAGGTACAGAAACCGAAAAATCGCCCGATCCGTTAAATCTTACTTACCAGTCACAGGGTATTGTGTCTTCAATAATGCAGCAGTTGAATccagaaatcaaagaaaaaatgaaacaaggTACCAGAATTTATCCCGCAACTTCAAGCACAACAATACTTGAGCCATCGCTTAAGCGGTCACTGAGTAATACAAGAAAAACCGATATAACAAAAATCAGTGACAGAAcgtgtgacgtgtgtcaacaaaGTGGCGTGCAACTCGAGGAAACAGAGGCAGTAGCAGAGGAATTTGATGAAAAGGAATCGTATTGA